Proteins from a genomic interval of Quercus robur chromosome 9, dhQueRobu3.1, whole genome shotgun sequence:
- the LOC126698110 gene encoding LEAF RUST 10 DISEASE-RESISTANCE LOCUS RECEPTOR-LIKE PROTEIN KINASE-like 1.2, which yields MVRGLPFTAGLTVVLTVLVLVHKTCSTENNTHQCAPSSCGNIQNIRYPFRLKSDPEACGNQTHELSCENNQAVLYLFEGKYYVQEINYKNYTIRLVDSGIQKDNYFSTPSYSLYRYNFSLPYLHTYTTYEQRGTKMSGWNHELSRSLVLMSCEKPVNSPFYLDTLLAIIMTTLLLYLIPRGGIDMLKLVEPTHPKWRTRAK from the coding sequence ATGGTGAGAGGATTACCCTTCACTGCCGGACTCACGGTAGTACTTACTGTTCTTGTATTAGTCCATAAAACTTGCAGCACCGAGAATAATACACATCAGTGTGCCCCTTCTTCCTGCGGCAACATCCAGAACATAAGATATCCGTTTAGATTGAAGAGTGATCCAGAAGCCTGCGGCAACCAGACGCATGAACTGTCTTGTGAGAACAATCAAGCAgtgttatatttatttgaaGGAAAATACTACGTACAGGAAATCAATTACAAAAACTACACAATCCGGTTGGTGGACTCAGGTATACAGAAGGACAATTACTTCTCCACTCCGAGTTATTCTTTATATCGATACAATTTCAGTTTGCCATATCTGCATACATATACCACGTATGAGCAAAGGGGTACGAAGATGTCCGGGTGGAATCACGAACTATCACGGAGTTTGGTTTTGATGAGTTGTGAAAAACCGGTGAATTCTCCTTTCTATTTGGACACTTTACTTGCAATTATAATGACAACTCTTCTTCTATATCTGATTCCAAGAGGAG